The Ahaetulla prasina isolate Xishuangbanna chromosome 3, ASM2864084v1, whole genome shotgun sequence genome window below encodes:
- the LOC131195099 gene encoding kunitz/BPTI-like toxin, with protein sequence MSSGGLLLLLGLLALWAELTPGSGQDHPKLCYLPKGGGPCRAIIPRFYYNLASKQCEKFTYGGCKGNANNFKTLDQCRYTCMEKPGVCPKSPPKKITPCIAKCINDWTCPKNQKCCKHGCMTECKNPA encoded by the exons atgtcttctggagGTCTTCTTCTCCTGCTGGGACTCCTCGCCCTCTGGGCAGAGCTGACCCCTGGCTCCGGCCAGGACCATCCAA AGTTATGTTACCTTCCGAAGGGTGGCGGACCATGTAGAGCCATAATACCTCGCTTCTACTACAACTTGGCTTCAAAACAATGTGAAAAGTTTACTTACGGTGGATGCAAAGGGAATGCCAATAATTTTAAGACCCTGGATCAATGTCGCTACACCTGTATGG AAAAGCCTGGCGTGTGTCCCAAGAGCCCTCCAAAAAAAATCACTCCTTGTATCGCGAAGTGTATAAATGACTGGACATGCCCAAAGAATCAGAAGTGTTGCAAGCATGGTTGCATGACTGAGTGCAAGAATCCTGCCTAA